In Nycticebus coucang isolate mNycCou1 chromosome 9, mNycCou1.pri, whole genome shotgun sequence, the following are encoded in one genomic region:
- the LOC128593969 gene encoding IST1 homolog isoform X2 — translation MLGSGFKAERLRVNLRLVINRLKLLEKKKTELAQKARKEIADYLAAGKDERARIRVEHIIREDYLVEAMEILELYCDLLLARFGLIQSMKELDSGLAESVSTLIWAAPRLQSEVAELKIVADQLCAKYSKEYGKLCRTNQIGTVNDRLMHKLSVEAPPKILVERYLIEIAKNYNVPYEPDSVVMAEAPPGIETDLIDVGFTDDVKKGGPGRSGGGGGFTAPVGGPDGTVPMPMPSPNTPFSYPLPKGPSDFNGLPVGTYQAFPNIHPPQIPATPPSYESIVGPGPKPEAPAKLPSRPVDNYDNFVLPELPSVPDTLPTASAGASTSASEDIDFDDLSRRFEELKKKT, via the exons ATGCTGGGCTCTGGATTTAAAGCTGAGCGCTTACGAGTCAATTTAAGATTAGTCATAAATCGTCTTAAactactggagaaaaaaaaaacggAACTGGCCCAGAAAGCCAGGAAGGAGATTGCTGACTATCTGGCCGCTGGGAAAGATGAGAGAGCTCGGATCCGTGTGGAGCACATCATCCGGGAAGACTACCTTGTGGAAGCCATGGAGATCCTGGAGCTGTACTGTGACCTGCTGCTGGCTCGGTTTGGCCTCATCCAGTCTATGAAGGAGCTAGATTCTGGCCTGGCTGAATCTGTGTCTACGTTGATCTGGGCTGCTCCTAGACTCCAGTCAGAAGTGGCTGAATTGAAAATAGTTGCCGATCAGCTCTGTGCCAAGTATAGCAAGGAATATGGCAAGTTGTGCAGGACCAATCAGATTGGAACTGTGAACGACAGGCTAATGCACAAACTGAGTGTGGAGGCCCCTCCCAAAATCCTGGTGGAGAGATACCTAATTGAAATTGCCAAGAATTACAATGTACCCTATGAGCCTGACTCTGTGGTCATGGCAGAAGCTCCTCCTGGTATAGAGACAGATCTTATTGATGTTGGATTCACAGATGATGTGAAGAAAGGTGGCCCTGGAAGAAGCGGAGGAGGGGGCGGGTTCACAGCACCAGTGGGTGGACCTGATGGAACAGTGCCCATGCCCATGCCCTCTCCAAATACACCTTTCTCATATCCACTGCCAAAGGGACCATCGGATTTCAATGGATTGCCAGTGGGGACTTATCAGGCCTTTCCCAATATTCATCCACCTCAGATACCAGCAACTCCCCCATCGTATGAATCT ATTGTCGGTCCTGGACCCAAACCAGAAGCCCCTGCAAAGCTCCCTTCCCGGCCTGTGGATAACTACGACAACTTCGTACTACCAGAGTTGCCATCTGTGCCAGACACACTACCCACCGCATCTGCTGGTGCCAGCACCTCAGCATCCGAAGACATTGACTTTGATGATCTTTCCCGGAggtttgaagaactgaaaaagaaaacatag
- the LOC128593969 gene encoding IST1 homolog isoform X1 gives MLGSGFKAERLRVNLRLVINRLKLLEKKKTELAQKARKEIADYLAAGKDERARIRVEHIIREDYLVEAMEILELYCDLLLARFGLIQSMKELDSGLAESVSTLIWAAPRLQSEVAELKIVADQLCAKYSKEYGKLCRTNQIGTVNDRLMHKLSVEAPPKILVERYLIEIAKNYNVPYEPDSVVMAEAPPGIETDLIDVGFTDDVKKGGPGRSGGGGGFTAPVGGPDGTVPMPMPSPNTPFSYPLPKGPSDFNGLPVGTYQAFPNIHPPQIPATPPSYESVDDINADENVSSAQIVGPGPKPEAPAKLPSRPVDNYDNFVLPELPSVPDTLPTASAGASTSASEDIDFDDLSRRFEELKKKT, from the coding sequence ATGCTGGGCTCTGGATTTAAAGCTGAGCGCTTACGAGTCAATTTAAGATTAGTCATAAATCGTCTTAAactactggagaaaaaaaaaacggAACTGGCCCAGAAAGCCAGGAAGGAGATTGCTGACTATCTGGCCGCTGGGAAAGATGAGAGAGCTCGGATCCGTGTGGAGCACATCATCCGGGAAGACTACCTTGTGGAAGCCATGGAGATCCTGGAGCTGTACTGTGACCTGCTGCTGGCTCGGTTTGGCCTCATCCAGTCTATGAAGGAGCTAGATTCTGGCCTGGCTGAATCTGTGTCTACGTTGATCTGGGCTGCTCCTAGACTCCAGTCAGAAGTGGCTGAATTGAAAATAGTTGCCGATCAGCTCTGTGCCAAGTATAGCAAGGAATATGGCAAGTTGTGCAGGACCAATCAGATTGGAACTGTGAACGACAGGCTAATGCACAAACTGAGTGTGGAGGCCCCTCCCAAAATCCTGGTGGAGAGATACCTAATTGAAATTGCCAAGAATTACAATGTACCCTATGAGCCTGACTCTGTGGTCATGGCAGAAGCTCCTCCTGGTATAGAGACAGATCTTATTGATGTTGGATTCACAGATGATGTGAAGAAAGGTGGCCCTGGAAGAAGCGGAGGAGGGGGCGGGTTCACAGCACCAGTGGGTGGACCTGATGGAACAGTGCCCATGCCCATGCCCTCTCCAAATACACCTTTCTCATATCCACTGCCAAAGGGACCATCGGATTTCAATGGATTGCCAGTGGGGACTTATCAGGCCTTTCCCAATATTCATCCACCTCAGATACCAGCAACTCCCCCATCGTATGAATCTGTTGATGACATTAATGCTGATGAGAATGTCTCTTCTGCACAGATTGTCGGTCCTGGACCCAAACCAGAAGCCCCTGCAAAGCTCCCTTCCCGGCCTGTGGATAACTACGACAACTTCGTACTACCAGAGTTGCCATCTGTGCCAGACACACTACCCACCGCATCTGCTGGTGCCAGCACCTCAGCATCCGAAGACATTGACTTTGATGATCTTTCCCGGAggtttgaagaactgaaaaagaaaacatag